The following coding sequences are from one Candidatus Methylomirabilota bacterium window:
- a CDS encoding tetratricopeptide repeat protein, whose product MKSFESWCERAKTSARQGRYSDAEAACREALRLKPADVTARLDLGLALRRQRRSDEAEAVLREALQLEPDIATTHAELGAILFEQGRYVEAAAAFREAVRLRPDFARAHVNLGLSLERQSDWVGAEAAFRQALALRADDPVARTNLALVLRRLRRPADAETTLREAVVRDPDSAAAHAELGATLFEQGQYAEAEVAYREAGRLRPQWVRPHAGLAATLERRGRLREAAITYREAVQLQPDDAELHRRLGIVLAKRRRHGEAAMALRESLRLRPEDIDARWELAVVLERQGDYDGAIAELRAAIRSRPAALAPYRLLALALHRQGRWAAVADVYAEALAYHPENAGLHAARGHALGASGDYAGAADAFRQALRLGPRTAELLFELGVALGRQGRHVEAEHAFRESLKLNPDDIRVRANYALGLGRQGRHAEAEQGYREALARRPDQPALHRGLGVALYWVGRYAAAESAFQEAIRLRPGYVRALGDLGELLAEQGRHTEAEAVYRTALVHRPHSARSRAGLGAVLLAQERWVDAEDAFREAMRINTNLAAAHLGLWRALEAQGKWAELEQARSRVPGFSAR is encoded by the coding sequence GTGAAGAGCTTCGAGTCGTGGTGCGAGCGGGCGAAGACGTCGGCGCGCCAGGGCCGGTACTCCGATGCCGAGGCGGCCTGCCGGGAAGCCCTGCGCCTCAAGCCGGCAGACGTCACGGCCCGGCTGGATCTCGGCCTGGCCCTGCGACGGCAGCGGCGCAGCGATGAGGCCGAGGCCGTGCTGCGCGAAGCGCTCCAGCTCGAGCCCGACATCGCCACGACGCACGCCGAGCTGGGCGCCATTCTGTTCGAGCAGGGACGCTACGTCGAGGCCGCGGCCGCCTTCCGCGAGGCCGTCCGGCTGCGCCCGGACTTCGCCCGTGCTCACGTCAACCTGGGCCTGAGCCTCGAGCGTCAGAGTGACTGGGTCGGTGCCGAGGCGGCCTTCCGCCAGGCCCTGGCGTTACGCGCGGACGATCCAGTGGCCCGCACCAATCTGGCCCTGGTGCTTCGACGCCTCCGGCGCCCGGCCGACGCTGAAACAACCCTGCGCGAGGCCGTGGTCCGAGATCCGGACTCGGCGGCCGCACACGCCGAGCTCGGCGCGACGCTGTTCGAGCAGGGACAGTACGCGGAGGCCGAGGTCGCCTACCGGGAGGCCGGTCGCTTGCGGCCACAGTGGGTGCGGCCTCACGCCGGGTTGGCCGCCACCCTGGAGCGCCGGGGCCGCCTGCGCGAGGCCGCCATCACCTACCGCGAAGCGGTGCAGTTGCAGCCGGACGACGCCGAGCTGCACCGGCGCCTGGGGATCGTGCTGGCCAAGCGGCGTCGCCACGGGGAAGCGGCCATGGCCCTCCGCGAATCGCTCCGTCTGCGTCCGGAGGACATCGACGCTCGCTGGGAGCTGGCCGTGGTGCTCGAGCGCCAGGGCGATTACGACGGCGCGATCGCCGAGCTGCGGGCGGCGATCCGGTCGCGGCCAGCGGCGCTGGCGCCCTACCGGCTTCTCGCCCTGGCGCTCCATCGGCAGGGTCGCTGGGCGGCCGTGGCCGATGTCTACGCCGAGGCGCTGGCCTACCACCCGGAAAACGCCGGTCTCCACGCGGCTCGCGGGCACGCGCTGGGCGCGTCAGGCGATTATGCTGGCGCGGCCGACGCCTTCCGACAGGCGCTTCGTCTCGGTCCGCGAACCGCCGAGCTCCTCTTCGAGCTCGGCGTGGCGCTCGGGCGGCAGGGCCGGCACGTGGAGGCCGAGCACGCGTTCCGAGAGTCGCTCAAGCTCAATCCCGACGACATCCGCGTGCGCGCCAACTACGCGCTCGGTCTCGGCCGCCAGGGCCGGCACGCCGAGGCCGAGCAGGGATATCGCGAGGCGCTCGCGCGCCGACCCGACCAGCCCGCGCTGCACCGTGGCCTGGGCGTCGCGCTGTACTGGGTCGGCCGGTATGCCGCCGCCGAATCGGCGTTCCAGGAGGCCATCCGTTTGCGGCCGGGTTATGTCCGCGCCCTCGGCGATCTCGGCGAGCTCCTCGCCGAGCAGGGGCGTCACACGGAGGCCGAGGCCGTGTACCGGACCGCACTGGTCCACCGGCCGCACTCGGCGCGGTCGCGGGCGGGGCTCGGTGCTGTGCTGCTCGCCCAGGAGCGGTGGGTCGACGCCGAGGACGCATTCCGCGAAGCCATGCGCATCAACACCAACCTGGCCGCCGCGCACCTGGGGCTGTGGCGGGCCCTGGAGGCCCAGGGCAAGTGGGCGGAGCTGGAACAGGCGCGGAGCCGGGTGCCGGGCTTCAGCGCGCGCTGA